Proteins from a genomic interval of Cupriavidus sp. WKF15:
- a CDS encoding ExeM/NucH family extracellular endonuclease — protein MAAFNVLNYFNGNGQGSGFDAPDNRGAKSPAEFARQEAKLLAALRALDADVIGLMEVENNGFGPRSAVQRLAALLGPDWRAVEPGTPRLGLDAIAVALLYNQRIVRPIGAPVTTVLEARSRQPLAQVFAPVGSPSNAFTVVVNHLKSKSCTDAEGPDRDQGDGQGCWNATRLQAARALAEWLKTLPAGPAGAGTLVIGDLNSYAGEDPVSLLAREGYADMIARLAGRDAYTYVFDGQAGYLDYALADAALATRVRAVSIWHANADEPSAFGYAQAYRSAAQQQRYYAPDAWRASDHDPVLVDLSWREPVPDAAPAHPGGGNAVTEPDGGGGVLGTVALLAILLAAGATLAMPTARRRKAR, from the coding sequence GTGGCCGCATTCAACGTGCTCAACTACTTCAACGGCAACGGCCAGGGCAGCGGCTTCGACGCCCCCGACAACCGTGGCGCCAAGAGCCCTGCCGAGTTCGCGCGGCAGGAAGCCAAGCTGCTCGCGGCACTGCGCGCGCTTGACGCGGACGTGATCGGCCTGATGGAGGTGGAGAACAACGGCTTTGGTCCGCGCAGTGCCGTGCAGCGCCTGGCGGCCCTGCTCGGACCGGACTGGCGCGCGGTCGAGCCCGGCACGCCAAGGCTTGGCCTGGATGCCATTGCCGTCGCGCTGCTCTACAACCAGCGGATCGTGAGGCCGATTGGCGCGCCCGTGACGACGGTGCTCGAGGCGCGCAGCCGGCAGCCGCTCGCACAGGTGTTCGCGCCTGTCGGCAGTCCCTCGAATGCCTTCACTGTCGTGGTCAACCACCTCAAGTCCAAGAGCTGCACCGATGCCGAAGGGCCCGACCGGGACCAGGGCGACGGCCAGGGTTGCTGGAACGCGACCCGGTTGCAGGCAGCGCGGGCGCTGGCCGAGTGGCTCAAGACCTTGCCGGCCGGCCCCGCGGGCGCAGGCACGCTGGTGATCGGAGACCTCAACAGCTATGCCGGCGAAGACCCGGTCAGCCTGCTGGCACGCGAGGGCTATGCGGACATGATCGCAAGGCTGGCCGGACGCGACGCGTACACCTATGTCTTCGACGGGCAGGCTGGCTACCTTGACTACGCCCTGGCCGATGCCGCTCTCGCCACGCGTGTCCGGGCTGTCAGCATCTGGCATGCCAACGCCGACGAACCTTCAGCCTTTGGCTACGCGCAGGCCTATCGCAGCGCGGCCCAGCAGCAGCGCTACTACGCGCCGGATGCCTGGCGCGCCTCGGACCATGATCCGGTGTTGGTCGACCTGTCCTGGCGCGAGCCCGTGCCGGACGCCGCGCCCGCCCATCCCGGGGGCGGCAATGCGGTGACCGAGCCCGACGGCGGCGGTGGCGTCTTAGGGACCGTCGCACTGCTGGCCATTTTGCTCGCCGCAGGCGCAACGCTTGCCATGCCGACAGCCCGGCGCCGGAAGGCACGGTAA
- a CDS encoding DUF2127 domain-containing protein, with product MAKQHVFGLRTIALFEAAKGALVIVAGLGLVAFLHRDAQALAEAIIMRLHINPASRYPTIFLSLLAHPSDARLWAIGGSAAVYALMRFAEAWGLWHRLAWGNWLGVFSGGIYLPLELYEALAHPSWMHASLAVANVLVVLYLIKGLARHEVRA from the coding sequence ATGGCGAAGCAGCACGTATTCGGCCTGAGGACCATTGCGCTGTTCGAAGCCGCCAAAGGCGCGCTGGTTATCGTGGCCGGCCTGGGGCTGGTGGCTTTCCTGCATCGTGATGCGCAGGCGCTTGCCGAAGCCATCATCATGCGCCTGCACATCAACCCGGCCAGCCGCTATCCCACTATCTTCCTGTCCCTGCTGGCACACCCGAGCGACGCGCGCCTGTGGGCCATCGGCGGTTCCGCCGCGGTGTACGCCCTGATGCGCTTTGCCGAAGCCTGGGGACTGTGGCACCGGCTGGCATGGGGCAACTGGCTTGGGGTGTTTTCCGGAGGCATCTACCTGCCGTTGGAACTCTATGAAGCGCTGGCGCACCCGAGCTGGATGCATGCAAGCCTCGCCGTGGCGAACGTGCTCGTGGTGCTGTACCTGATCAAAGGGCTGGCACGCCACGAGGTCCGCGCCTGA
- a CDS encoding YbhB/YbcL family Raf kinase inhibitor-like protein, protein MPLALTSSAFAHGDEIPARFTCEGADASPPLAWSGMPAGTASLALIVDDPDAPDPAAPRQTWVHWVLYNLPPQASALAQGVRREELPPGAREGLNDWHRTGYGGPCPPIGRHRYFLKLYALDVALPELGMPDKAALERAMQGHILAQAELLGTYRKHAH, encoded by the coding sequence ATGCCGCTTGCCCTGACATCCTCCGCATTCGCCCATGGCGATGAAATCCCGGCCCGCTTCACATGCGAGGGCGCAGATGCTTCGCCGCCGCTGGCATGGTCTGGCATGCCGGCCGGTACGGCCAGCCTTGCCCTGATAGTCGACGATCCGGACGCGCCGGACCCGGCCGCGCCACGCCAGACCTGGGTGCACTGGGTCCTGTACAACCTGCCGCCGCAGGCAAGCGCACTGGCCCAGGGCGTGCGGCGCGAAGAACTGCCGCCCGGCGCCCGCGAAGGGCTCAATGACTGGCACCGGACCGGCTATGGTGGCCCGTGCCCCCCGATCGGGCGCCATCGCTACTTCCTCAAGCTGTATGCGCTCGACGTGGCATTGCCGGAGCTGGGCATGCCCGACAAGGCGGCACTGGAGCGCGCCATGCAGGGGCATATCCTGGCGCAGGCCGAACTGCTCGGTACTTACCGGAAGCACGCGCACTGA
- a CDS encoding SRPBCC family protein — MPRHTTLFWILIAAATGAAALFVPLPWTDTTRIDNEVVIARPPAAVFDYVSTPGNWPAWHPSSLGVAGATDHSLQPGERVTEKFVVAGRSGVVVWTVTKSEPPRTWMIEGEIEGRKAGTVTYTLTPALTPSLTPREESTRFERVFSYQSPTLLFILLNRLVLRPRIEAESAEAVRRLKAKLEAPR; from the coding sequence ATGCCCCGACACACGACGCTGTTCTGGATTCTGATTGCAGCGGCCACAGGCGCCGCGGCCTTGTTCGTGCCGCTGCCCTGGACCGACACCACGCGCATCGACAATGAGGTGGTGATTGCCCGGCCGCCGGCCGCAGTGTTCGACTACGTGTCCACACCCGGTAACTGGCCGGCCTGGCACCCGTCGTCGCTGGGCGTGGCGGGTGCCACGGATCACTCGCTGCAACCCGGCGAGCGCGTGACCGAGAAGTTCGTGGTCGCGGGGCGCAGCGGCGTTGTGGTGTGGACCGTGACGAAGAGTGAACCACCGCGGACGTGGATGATCGAAGGGGAGATCGAGGGACGCAAGGCCGGTACCGTGACCTACACGCTGACACCGGCGCTGACGCCATCGCTCACGCCGCGCGAGGAGAGCACGCGCTTCGAGCGGGTTTTCAGCTACCAGTCGCCCACCTTGCTGTTTATCCTGCTGAACCGCCTGGTGCTGCGCCCGCGCATCGAGGCGGAATCGGCGGAAGCCGTCAGGCGCCTCAAGGCGAAGCTCGAGGCCCCGCGCTGA
- a CDS encoding efflux transporter outer membrane subunit encodes MNNVMTQYLPRLATLAAALVLAGCSLAPVYKVPETPTAATFKEADAAAAEGAQWKTAAPAEGQHRGDWWKIFGDAELDRLIDAANTYNQDLAAAAARLKQARALTGATEADLYPQLSVGLDPTRSQPSAASQGLPDGTRVAPQTVLRARAFASYELDLFGRVANSVNAARAEEKGAEGLYRSVQLALQADTAQAYFALRTLDSDRELLQATIKLREDALTLLRKRYEAGETTDLDPARAEAELGTARADLAATERRRANQEHALAVLTGVSPSQFGLEAKSLSTTPVAVPAGLPSELLERRPDIAAAERQMAAANARIGVAKAAFFPRISLSALFGFESSDLSNLFKWSSRTWALGPLVGSTIAQTVFDGGRNSSNLAGARAAHEESVASYRQTVLVAFREVEDSLADVRWLSQQATALDSALAGAKRAQRTSRSRYDAGAVDYLTVIDADRTVLQSQRDANVVAGLRAAATVALVRSLGGGWGPAPEAVATVPAASLASAP; translated from the coding sequence ATGAATAACGTGATGACGCAATACCTGCCGAGGCTTGCCACGCTGGCTGCCGCGCTGGTGCTCGCCGGCTGCTCGCTGGCACCGGTCTACAAGGTGCCCGAGACGCCCACCGCAGCGACCTTCAAGGAGGCCGATGCCGCTGCCGCAGAAGGCGCGCAATGGAAGACCGCCGCGCCGGCCGAAGGCCAGCATCGCGGCGACTGGTGGAAGATCTTCGGCGATGCCGAGCTGGACCGGCTGATCGACGCGGCCAACACCTATAACCAGGATCTCGCCGCCGCGGCGGCGCGGCTGAAGCAGGCGCGCGCGCTCACCGGCGCCACTGAAGCCGACCTGTATCCGCAACTGAGCGTCGGCCTGGACCCGACGCGTTCGCAGCCGTCGGCCGCGTCGCAGGGTTTGCCGGACGGCACGCGCGTGGCGCCGCAGACCGTGCTCAGGGCACGTGCGTTTGCCAGCTACGAGCTCGACCTGTTCGGCCGCGTGGCCAACAGCGTGAACGCCGCGCGCGCCGAAGAGAAGGGTGCCGAGGGCCTGTACCGCTCGGTGCAACTGGCGCTGCAGGCCGACACCGCGCAAGCGTACTTTGCGCTGCGTACGCTGGATAGCGACCGCGAGCTGCTTCAGGCGACGATCAAGCTGCGCGAGGATGCGCTGACGCTGCTGCGCAAGCGTTATGAGGCCGGTGAGACCACCGATCTCGATCCGGCCCGCGCGGAAGCCGAGCTGGGCACGGCGCGCGCCGATCTGGCTGCTACCGAGCGCCGTCGCGCCAACCAGGAGCACGCGCTTGCCGTATTGACCGGTGTGTCACCGTCGCAGTTCGGACTGGAAGCGAAGTCGCTGAGCACCACGCCGGTGGCTGTGCCGGCCGGCTTGCCGTCCGAGCTGCTCGAGCGCCGTCCCGATATCGCTGCCGCCGAACGCCAGATGGCGGCGGCCAATGCCCGGATCGGCGTCGCGAAGGCGGCCTTCTTCCCGCGTATTTCGCTGTCGGCGCTGTTCGGCTTCGAGTCGTCGGATCTATCGAACCTGTTCAAGTGGTCATCGCGCACGTGGGCGCTCGGACCACTGGTGGGTTCGACGATTGCGCAGACCGTGTTCGACGGCGGGCGCAACAGCTCGAACCTGGCAGGCGCCCGTGCCGCGCACGAGGAGAGCGTGGCGAGCTACCGGCAGACCGTGCTGGTGGCGTTCCGCGAAGTCGAGGACAGCCTGGCCGACGTGCGCTGGCTCAGCCAGCAAGCCACGGCGCTGGACAGCGCGCTGGCCGGTGCGAAGCGCGCCCAGCGCACTTCCCGCAGCCGCTATGACGCGGGAGCAGTGGACTACCTGACCGTGATCGACGCGGACCGCACGGTGCTGCAATCGCAACGCGATGCCAACGTGGTGGCGGGCTTGCGGGCCGCGGCGACGGTGGCGCTGGTGCGCAGCCTTGGCGGAGGATGGGGGCCGGCGCCGGAAGCGGTGGCGACCGTGCCGGCAGCTTCGCTGGCTTCCGCGCCCTAG
- a CDS encoding efflux RND transporter permease subunit → MNLSKFFIDRPIFAGVLSVLIFLIGAISMFKLPISEYPEVVPPSVVVRAQFPGANPKVIAETVATPLEEQINGVEDMLYMNSQANSDGSLTLTVTFKLGTDPDKAQQLVQNRVSQAEPRLPEDVRRLGITTVKSSPDLTMVVHLVSPNDRYDMTYLRNYALINVKDRLARIQGVGQVQMFGSGDYSMRVWLNPDKIAERNLSASDVVKAIREQNVQVAAGVIGQSPSLPGTDLQLSVNAQGRLQTVEEFGDIIVKTSPDGVVTYLKDIARIELGASEYALRSLLDNKSAVALPIFQSPGSNAIQISNDVRKTMAELKQNMPEGVDYSIVYDPTQFVRHSIEAVVHTLFEAIALVVLVVILFLQTWRASIIPLLAVPVSIVGTFGLMHAFGFSINALSLFGLVLAIGIVVDDAIVVVENVERNIEEGLSPKEATYKAMREVSGPIIAIALTLIAVFVPLAFMTGLTGQFYKQFALTISISTIISAFNSLTLSPALSALLLRGHDAPKDWLTRGMDRVLGGFFARFNRFFGRSSDNYGRGVKGVIRRKGSVFGVYAVMLLATWGIFQMVPKGFVPAQDKQYLVSFAKLPDGATLDRTEDVIRRMSEIALKHPGVESAVAFPGLSINGFTNSPSAGIVFVTLDPFEKRKGKELSGGAIAADLNKQYGSIQDAFIAVFPPPPVQGLGTIGGFKMMIEDRAALGYDALFDATNAFMAKARATPELAGIFSNYQVNVPQLDVQLDRTKAKQLGVPVTDVFDTLQTYLGSSYVNDFNKFGRTYQVKVQADAQFRQHAEDILQLKARSASGEMVPLSSMVKVRQSFGPDSVSRYNGFTAADMNGGPAPGFSSGQAQAAAERIAAETLPKGIGFEWTELTYQDILAGNAGVWIFPLCVLLVFLVLAAQYESLTLPLAVILIVPMSLLAAMTGVWLTRGDNNIFTQIGFIVLVGLSAKNAILIVEFARELEHHGRTVVQAAIEASRLRLRPILMTSFAFIMGVVPLVVSTGAGAEMRHAMGVAVFAGMLGVTFFGLFLTPVFYVALRLLATRKQRREALANDASASRAVPSAE, encoded by the coding sequence ATGAATCTCTCGAAATTCTTTATCGACCGTCCCATCTTCGCGGGCGTGTTGTCGGTGCTGATCTTCCTGATCGGCGCCATCTCGATGTTCAAGCTGCCGATTTCGGAGTACCCGGAAGTGGTGCCGCCGTCGGTGGTGGTGCGCGCGCAGTTCCCGGGCGCCAATCCGAAGGTGATCGCCGAGACTGTGGCCACGCCGCTGGAAGAACAGATCAACGGGGTCGAGGACATGCTCTACATGAACTCGCAGGCCAACAGCGACGGCTCGCTCACGCTGACGGTGACGTTCAAGCTGGGCACCGACCCGGACAAGGCCCAGCAGCTCGTGCAGAACCGCGTGTCGCAGGCCGAGCCGCGCCTGCCCGAAGACGTGCGCCGCCTGGGCATTACCACCGTCAAGAGTTCGCCCGACCTGACCATGGTGGTCCACCTGGTCTCGCCGAACGACCGCTATGACATGACGTACCTGCGCAACTATGCGCTGATCAACGTGAAGGACCGCCTGGCGCGGATCCAGGGCGTGGGCCAGGTGCAGATGTTCGGCTCGGGCGACTACTCGATGCGGGTCTGGCTGAATCCGGACAAGATCGCCGAGCGCAACTTGTCGGCATCGGACGTGGTCAAGGCCATCCGCGAGCAGAACGTGCAGGTGGCGGCGGGTGTGATCGGCCAGTCGCCGTCGCTGCCGGGCACCGACCTGCAACTGTCGGTGAATGCGCAAGGCCGACTGCAGACCGTGGAGGAATTTGGCGACATCATCGTCAAGACTTCGCCCGATGGCGTTGTCACGTACCTGAAGGACATCGCGCGCATCGAACTCGGCGCGTCGGAATACGCGCTGCGTTCGCTGCTGGACAACAAGTCCGCCGTGGCACTGCCGATCTTCCAGTCGCCGGGTTCGAACGCCATCCAGATCTCGAACGACGTGCGCAAGACCATGGCCGAGCTCAAGCAGAACATGCCGGAAGGCGTGGACTACAGCATCGTCTATGACCCGACGCAGTTCGTGCGCCATAGCATCGAGGCCGTGGTCCATACGCTGTTCGAAGCCATCGCGCTGGTGGTGCTGGTGGTGATCCTGTTCCTGCAGACGTGGCGCGCATCGATCATCCCGCTGCTGGCGGTGCCGGTGTCGATCGTTGGCACGTTCGGGCTGATGCATGCGTTCGGTTTCTCGATCAACGCGCTGAGCCTGTTCGGGCTGGTGCTGGCGATCGGCATCGTGGTGGACGACGCGATCGTGGTGGTGGAGAACGTCGAGCGCAACATCGAGGAAGGGCTGTCGCCGAAGGAGGCCACCTACAAGGCCATGCGCGAAGTCAGCGGCCCGATCATCGCGATCGCGCTGACGCTGATCGCCGTGTTCGTGCCGCTCGCCTTCATGACCGGCCTGACCGGCCAGTTCTACAAGCAGTTCGCGCTGACCATCTCGATTTCGACGATCATCTCCGCCTTCAACTCGCTGACGCTGTCGCCGGCGCTGTCCGCGCTGCTGCTGCGCGGGCATGACGCGCCCAAGGACTGGCTCACGCGCGGCATGGACCGCGTGCTCGGCGGCTTCTTCGCGCGCTTCAACCGCTTCTTCGGCCGCAGCTCCGACAACTATGGCCGCGGCGTGAAGGGTGTGATCCGCCGCAAGGGGTCGGTGTTCGGCGTCTACGCGGTGATGCTGCTTGCCACCTGGGGCATCTTCCAGATGGTGCCGAAGGGCTTCGTGCCGGCGCAGGACAAGCAGTACCTGGTGAGCTTCGCCAAGCTGCCCGACGGCGCCACGCTGGACCGGACCGAGGACGTGATCCGCCGCATGTCGGAGATCGCGCTCAAGCATCCGGGCGTGGAATCGGCCGTGGCCTTCCCGGGCCTGTCGATCAATGGCTTCACCAACAGCCCGAGTGCCGGCATTGTGTTCGTCACGCTGGATCCGTTCGAGAAGCGCAAGGGCAAGGAGCTGTCCGGCGGTGCGATCGCCGCGGACCTGAACAAGCAGTATGGGTCGATCCAGGATGCCTTCATCGCGGTGTTCCCGCCGCCGCCGGTACAGGGCCTGGGAACGATCGGCGGCTTCAAGATGATGATCGAGGACCGCGCCGCGCTCGGCTATGACGCGCTGTTCGACGCCACCAATGCCTTCATGGCCAAGGCGCGCGCCACGCCCGAGCTGGCCGGCATCTTCAGCAACTACCAGGTGAACGTGCCGCAGCTCGACGTGCAGCTCGACCGCACCAAGGCCAAGCAGCTCGGCGTCCCGGTGACAGACGTGTTCGATACCCTGCAGACCTATCTTGGCTCGTCCTACGTGAACGACTTCAACAAGTTCGGCCGTACGTACCAGGTCAAGGTGCAGGCCGACGCGCAGTTCCGCCAGCATGCCGAGGACATCCTGCAGCTCAAGGCGCGCAGCGCCAGCGGCGAAATGGTGCCGTTGTCGTCGATGGTGAAGGTCAGGCAGAGCTTCGGTCCGGACAGCGTGAGCCGCTACAACGGTTTCACTGCTGCCGACATGAACGGTGGCCCGGCCCCGGGCTTCTCGTCGGGCCAGGCCCAGGCCGCCGCCGAGCGGATTGCCGCGGAAACGCTGCCAAAGGGCATCGGCTTCGAATGGACCGAGCTGACCTACCAGGACATCCTGGCCGGCAACGCGGGCGTGTGGATCTTCCCGCTGTGCGTGCTGCTCGTGTTCCTGGTGCTGGCCGCGCAGTATGAAAGCCTGACGCTGCCGCTGGCCGTGATCCTGATCGTGCCGATGAGCCTGCTGGCCGCCATGACCGGCGTGTGGCTCACGCGTGGGGACAACAACATCTTCACGCAGATCGGCTTCATCGTGCTGGTCGGCTTGTCGGCGAAGAACGCGATCCTGATCGTGGAGTTCGCCCGCGAGCTGGAACACCACGGCCGCACGGTGGTGCAGGCAGCGATCGAAGCCAGCCGCCTGCGCCTGCGCCCGATCCTGATGACCTCGTTCGCTTTCATCATGGGCGTGGTGCCGCTGGTGGTGTCGACCGGCGCCGGTGCGGAAATGCGCCATGCGATGGGCGTGGCCGTGTTCGCCGGGATGCTCGGCGTGACCTTCTTCGGGCTGTTCCTGACGCCGGTGTTCTATGTGGCGCTGCGCCTGCTGGCCACGCGCAAGCAGCGCCGCGAGGCCCTGGCAAACGATGCATCGGCCTCGCGCGCCGTGCCGTCCGCAGAGTGA
- a CDS encoding efflux RND transporter periplasmic adaptor subunit — translation MSIQNRRTWIAIAIVIVLGAGVATSMLRPWHGGEAHANTPPPAPAIEVASVVGKTITEWDEFSGRIEAVDRVEIRPRVSGTIETVHFREGSIVKKGDPLFTIDPRPYAAEVARAEAALAAAQVRASHAQTEKARAQRLLDDNAISKREFDERINAASELSADVRGAQAALEVAKLNLSYTRIVAPVAGKVSRAELTVGNLVAAGAASPPLTTVVSVSPVYASFEVDEQSYLRYTAPGAGGGKDGLPVFLGLANEDGNPHEGKIHSVDNRLDTRSGTIRVRAVFDNADGRLLPGLYAKVKLGGGAPHDAVLINDRAVGTDQGKKFVLVVDQANKLTYREVDLGPTYEGLRVIRKGLKPGESIVVNGLQRVRPGDTVAPKPVSMAFRSELEPRPSAPDRKQASAEAQGKPVS, via the coding sequence ATGAGTATCCAGAATCGACGCACGTGGATCGCGATTGCCATCGTGATCGTCCTGGGCGCCGGCGTCGCCACCTCCATGCTCCGGCCGTGGCATGGCGGCGAGGCGCATGCCAATACGCCGCCGCCGGCCCCGGCCATTGAAGTAGCGAGCGTGGTCGGCAAGACCATTACCGAGTGGGACGAGTTCTCGGGCCGCATCGAAGCGGTGGATCGCGTGGAAATCCGTCCGCGCGTGTCCGGCACGATCGAAACGGTGCATTTCCGCGAAGGCTCGATCGTGAAGAAGGGCGATCCGCTCTTTACGATCGACCCGCGTCCCTACGCCGCCGAGGTAGCCCGCGCCGAAGCCGCGCTGGCCGCGGCGCAGGTGCGCGCCTCGCACGCGCAGACGGAAAAGGCCCGCGCCCAGCGCCTGCTCGACGACAACGCCATCTCGAAGCGCGAATTCGACGAGCGCATCAACGCGGCCAGCGAACTGTCGGCCGACGTGCGCGGGGCGCAGGCGGCACTGGAGGTGGCGAAGCTGAACCTGAGCTATACGCGCATCGTGGCGCCGGTCGCGGGCAAGGTGTCGCGCGCGGAGCTCACCGTGGGCAACCTCGTGGCCGCCGGCGCGGCGTCGCCGCCGCTGACCACGGTGGTGTCGGTCTCGCCGGTCTACGCCAGCTTCGAAGTGGATGAGCAAAGCTACCTGCGCTACACCGCGCCGGGCGCTGGCGGCGGCAAGGACGGCCTGCCGGTATTCCTGGGCCTGGCCAACGAGGACGGCAATCCGCATGAGGGCAAGATCCATTCGGTCGATAACCGGCTCGATACGCGCAGCGGCACCATCCGCGTGCGCGCCGTGTTCGACAACGCGGACGGGCGCCTGCTGCCGGGCCTGTATGCGAAGGTCAAACTCGGTGGCGGCGCGCCGCACGACGCCGTGCTGATCAACGACCGCGCCGTCGGCACCGACCAGGGCAAGAAGTTCGTGCTGGTGGTCGACCAGGCCAACAAGCTGACGTATCGCGAGGTGGACCTCGGGCCGACCTATGAAGGGCTGCGCGTGATCCGCAAGGGCCTGAAGCCGGGCGAGAGCATCGTCGTGAACGGCCTGCAGCGCGTGCGCCCCGGCGACACGGTGGCGCCGAAACCGGTGTCGATGGCGTTCCGCAGCGAGCTGGAGCCGCGGCCATCCGCGCCTGACCGCAAGCAGGCGTCCGCCGAGGCGCAAGGCAAGCCGGTGAGCTAA
- a CDS encoding alpha/beta hydrolase → MPQSTSQRSPAAPPANGNGQARVVEHTVASGAREISVCVCYPPGYPAPAAAGAALLPWLVYLHAGGFVDGGLEKTRQLVQALAASVPAVVVTPAYSLAPDHPFPAAPEDAYSTVEWVLRNARRLKVDKTRFALVGEEAGGNLAIALSQMLRDRCAAQPRGQWLIRPVTDPCLQHASCTGAGGGQVPLETLQRLACNYREYLPTPAASVHPYAAPALASRLAGLPATLVQVAEVDALRAEGEAFAGRLAKAGVPAEAMIMPGACGDGVEETHEDCQSWVDEGARFLRRCLAAADDTSTRRESRP, encoded by the coding sequence ATGCCTCAGTCGACCAGCCAACGCTCTCCCGCCGCCCCGCCGGCCAATGGCAACGGGCAGGCACGCGTCGTGGAACACACGGTGGCAAGCGGCGCGCGCGAGATTTCGGTGTGCGTCTGCTATCCGCCCGGCTATCCCGCGCCGGCCGCCGCGGGCGCTGCGCTGCTGCCCTGGCTGGTGTACCTGCACGCGGGCGGCTTCGTGGACGGCGGGCTCGAGAAGACGCGTCAACTGGTGCAGGCGCTGGCGGCATCGGTGCCCGCGGTGGTGGTGACGCCGGCGTATTCGCTGGCGCCGGACCACCCGTTTCCGGCCGCGCCCGAAGACGCGTACAGCACCGTGGAATGGGTTCTGCGCAACGCGCGCCGGCTGAAAGTCGACAAGACGCGCTTTGCGCTGGTCGGCGAAGAGGCCGGGGGCAACCTGGCGATCGCCCTCTCGCAGATGCTGCGCGACCGCTGCGCCGCGCAGCCGCGCGGGCAATGGCTGATCCGCCCGGTGACGGACCCGTGCCTGCAGCACGCGTCATGCACGGGCGCGGGCGGCGGCCAGGTGCCGCTGGAAACCCTGCAGCGGCTGGCCTGCAACTATCGCGAATACCTGCCGACGCCGGCCGCCAGCGTGCATCCGTATGCCGCGCCGGCGCTGGCCTCGCGGCTGGCGGGGCTGCCAGCCACGCTGGTGCAGGTCGCTGAAGTGGATGCGCTGCGCGCGGAAGGCGAAGCCTTCGCGGGGCGCCTTGCCAAGGCCGGGGTGCCGGCCGAGGCCATGATCATGCCCGGCGCCTGTGGCGACGGCGTGGAAGAGACCCACGAGGATTGTCAGTCGTGGGTCGACGAAGGTGCGCGGTTCCTGCGGCGATGTCTGGCCGCGGCCGACGACACCTCGACCCGGCGCGAAAGCCGGCCCTGA
- a CDS encoding LysR family transcriptional regulator codes for MDRLVSMQAFTRVVDMGSFARAADSLDLPKATLTRLIQNLETHLGVKLLHRTTRRISVTSDGAAYYERCVRILADVEEAEQSLTRHNNSPKGTLSVDTTAALARLALIPNLHDFFTSYPELKLDLTINGKPIDLLQEGVDVVLRVGEVDESMVARRVGELKLAFFASPIYLNRFGTPHELADLAQHKAVNYLSNRNGREWPWDLARGHEHAEILLPSAISTNDGDIYVECALGGHGLACLSRVMAEPYVASGRLVEVMSDWQTKALPISAMYPQNRHLSAKVRVFVDWVADIFGRHPHFGAAAQKGPVSQMAA; via the coding sequence ATGGATCGTCTCGTCTCAATGCAGGCCTTCACCCGGGTGGTCGACATGGGCAGCTTCGCGCGTGCCGCCGATTCGCTCGACCTGCCCAAGGCCACCCTCACCCGCCTGATCCAGAACCTGGAAACCCATCTTGGCGTCAAGCTGCTGCACCGGACCACGCGGCGCATCAGCGTGACCAGCGACGGCGCGGCCTACTATGAACGGTGCGTGCGCATCCTGGCCGACGTGGAAGAAGCCGAGCAGTCACTGACGCGCCATAACAACTCTCCCAAGGGCACCCTGTCGGTCGACACCACGGCCGCACTGGCACGGCTCGCGCTGATCCCGAACCTGCACGATTTCTTCACGAGCTATCCGGAACTGAAGCTCGACCTCACCATCAACGGCAAGCCGATCGACCTGCTGCAGGAAGGGGTCGACGTGGTGCTGCGCGTTGGCGAGGTGGACGAATCCATGGTGGCGCGGCGCGTCGGCGAGCTCAAGCTGGCGTTTTTCGCGTCGCCGATCTACCTCAACCGCTTCGGCACGCCGCACGAACTGGCCGACCTGGCCCAGCACAAGGCCGTGAACTACCTGTCCAACCGCAACGGACGCGAGTGGCCATGGGACCTCGCGCGGGGCCACGAGCATGCCGAGATCCTGCTGCCCTCCGCCATCTCGACGAACGACGGTGATATCTACGTGGAATGCGCGCTGGGCGGCCACGGACTCGCCTGCCTGTCGCGCGTGATGGCGGAACCCTACGTGGCCAGCGGGCGGCTGGTCGAAGTCATGAGTGACTGGCAGACCAAAGCGCTGCCGATTTCGGCCATGTACCCGCAGAATCGCCACCTGTCGGCCAAGGTCCGGGTCTTCGTCGACTGGGTCGCTGACATTTTCGGACGGCATCCCCATTTCGGCGCCGCGGCGCAGAAAGGCCCGGTCTCGCAGATGGCCGCGTGA